A part of Tigriopus californicus strain San Diego chromosome 10, Tcal_SD_v2.1, whole genome shotgun sequence genomic DNA contains:
- the LOC131889222 gene encoding polycomb protein SCMH1-like: protein MALQTMRMPMTPSSSSGSAGGGASSSSSSTGRVTPHNAVTSANLYPLCQQCATPKPTLKYVIPTHGGKKEFCSEPCLMNHRKGIQPASAIVTPPPASVTSVQNTPKSSPVLSPRAKLDDDEDSNGSFDWKDYLAESGAQPAPGHAFKQATIPPPNQFEVDFKLEALDPRSQSVCIATVVGTLGPRVRLRLDGSDSKNDFWKMVDSSDLNEIGVCEKNGGMLQPPVGFTLNATSWPKFLVRTLSGAKNAPKSCFKPEPPTPKKNYFEVGQKLEALDRKNPHLICCATVSEVNHDQIHVQFDGWKGAFDYWCKFDSREIFPVGWCSMAGHPLQPPGMKHYPGKARINVNVPNNSTSPSSNHSSPPNNNQSSSVRKQASSTLHSPEPDSSQKLIFGGASPDKSSLSQPPQLQPQSSAAQLCIKVNKAKIASLTDLGPFLDRKKMERLPSMFGPAPLNRVVRESVQHLVDVSHDQKEVFGLLRQGEGKVIITASFEDKMQTIRLPKMDKSEDVWDFMEILFDELRCDIFYEKGKIGSSKDQSEHSTVNNLNPTPLAYVKSKNVKDLTHSSTLKRKGTIEAAPNGHPNKHPASNKSPAGLDSHGPSPNKTPRLSQSTEAVKKSAKQSAASPHDHQPRARGRPPGSKSGKSNNNAHKTPVTSSSQVVPSSSSPNKKLPIYHNAHKNYAQPKADYHQQLQQIRPSPQVSTILPASTILTMTPSAAMGAAPSHQLIYPGTPTTFLASSPRTQHHPIYTASPQVMTPTSTPTTILPVQYQNPPPPALPPPIQTPETIVQTEATALKLPGKYHSSNLPGDPGDWTIDQVVGHISELDKSLAHHVEMFKTHEIDGKALLLLTSEMMMRYMDMKLGPALKISNIVEMLQGKKHLPMPQW from the exons ATGGCCTTGCAGACCATGCGGATGCCTATGACTCCATCATCGAGCAGTGGTAGTGCGGGTGGTGGTgcttcctcgtcctcctcttctACGGGTCGAGTGACGCCTCATAATGCCGTGACCAGTGCCAACCTTTATCCATTATGTCAACAGTGCGCCACGCCCAAGCCCACCCTCAAGTATGTGATCCCCACGCATGGAGGTAAGAAAGAGTTCTGCTCCGAACCGTGCCTCATGAATCATCGGAAAGGCATTCAACCCGCTTCGGCCATTGTCACGCCGCCCCCGGCCAGTGTGACCTCAGTTCAAAACACGCCTAAATCCTCGCCCGTGTTGAGTCCTCGGGCCAAATTGGACGACGATGAGGACTCGAACGGGTCTTTCGATTGGAAAGACTACTTAGCCGAATCCGGGGCTCAGCCTGCCCCCGGTCACGCCTTCAAACAAGCGACCATTCCACCGCCCAATCAGTTTGAAGTCGATTTCAAACTCGAGGCCCTCGATCCGCGTTCGCAATCCGTGTGTATTGCCACCGTGGTGGGGACCTTGGGGCCTCGGGTTCGACTCCGTTTGGACGGATCGGACTCCAAGAATGATTTCTGGAAGATGGTCGATTCCAGCGATCTCAATGAGATCGGCGTGTGTGAGAAGAATGGCGGGATGCTGCAGCCTCCCGTGGGCTTCACTCTGAACGCCACCTCTTGGCCTAAGTTTCTTGTCCGAACCTTAAGTGGGGCCAAGAATGCGCCCAAAAGTTGCTTCAAACCTGAGCCACCGACTCCCAAGAAGAACTACTTTGAAGTGGGACAAAAACTAGAGGCCCTGGACCGGAAGAACCCGCATCTCATATGTTGCGCCACCGTCAGTGAAGTGAACC ACGACCAAATCCACGTCCAATTTGACGGATGGAAAGGAGCCTTTGATTATTGGTGCAAGTTCGACTCTCGAGAGATCTTTCCTGTGGGATGGTGCTCTATGGCGGGCCACCCTCTTCAACCCCCTGGCATGAAA CATTACCCGGGAAAAGCTCGGATCAACGTGAACGTGCCGAACAATTCCACGTCGCCATCTTCCAACCATTCCAGCCCGCCCAACAACAATCAAAGTTCAAGTGTGAGAAAGCAAGCCTCCTCCACTCTGCACTCGCCTGAGCCAGACAGTAGTCAAAA GTTGATCTTTGGCGGCGCGAGTCCCGACAAATCCAGCCTTTCGCAACCTCCGCAACTCCAACCTCAAAGTTCGGCCGCCCAGCTGTGCATCAAGGTGAACAAGGCCAAAATCGCCTCTCTCACAGATCTCGGACCATTCTTGGACCGAAAAAAGATGGAGAGACTGCCCTCCATGTTCGGTCCCGCCCCTCTGAATCGGGTGGTTCGAGAGTCGGTTCAGCATCTCGTGGACGTATCGCACGATCAAAAAGAG GTATTTGGACTTCTCCGACAAGGAGAAGGTAAAGTGATCATCACTGCGTCGTTCGAGGACAAAATGCAGACTATTCGTCttcccaaaatggacaagagTGAGGATGTGTGGGACTTTATGGAGATCCTTTTCGACGAATTGCGTTGTGACATCTTCTacgaaaaaggcaaaatcgGTTCGTCGAAAGACCAAAGTGAGCATTCCACTGTGAACAATCTAAATCCCACTCCCCTAGCCTATGTCAAGTCCAAGAACGTGAAAGATTTGACCCATTCGAGCACCTTGAAACGGAAAGGGACGATTGAGGCCGCGCCAAACGGACATCCCAACAAACATCCGGCTTCAAACAAAAGCCCAGCCGGACTGGATTCTCACGGGCCATCGCCCAACAAGACACCCCGTCTTTCCCAGTCGACGGAGGCCGTGAAGAAATCGGCCAAGCAGAGTGCGGCCTCCCCACATGATCATCAGCCTCGAGCTCGAGGCCGACCGCCAGGTTCGAAATCTGGAAAATCGAACAACAACGCCCACAAGACGCCTGTCACCTCGAGTTCGCAAGTGGTGCCGAGTAGTAGTAGTCCCAACAAGAAACTGCCCATCTATCACAATGCCCATAAGAACTATGCCCAGCCAAAGGCCGACTATCACCAGCAACTCCAACAGATCCGGCCTTCCCCTCAAGTCAGTACGATTTTGCCCGCCTCCACGATTTTGACCATGACTCCGTCGGCGGCCATGGGAGCGGCGCCCAGTCATCAGCTCATCTACCCTGGGACGCCGACCACCTTTTTGGCTTCGAGCCCGCGCACACAACATCACCCCATCTACACGGCCAGTCCGCAGGTGATGACCCCCACGTCGACGCCCACCACTATCCTGCCAGTTCAATATCAAAACCCTCCTCCCCCTGCTCTTCCCCCGCCAATTCAAACACCAGAGACCATTGTACAAACCGAGGCGACGGCGCTCAAATTGCCGGGCAAGTATCATTCGTCCAATCTACCGGGTGATCCTGGCGATTGGACCATAGATCAGGTGGTGGGTCACATATCAGAGTTGGACAAGAGCCTGGCCCATCACGTGGAGATGTTCAAAACACACGAGATTGACGGCAAAGCGCTCTTACTCCTCACGTCCGAGATGATGATGCGCTATATGGACATGAAGCTAGGTCCGGCACTGAAGATCTCGAACATTGTGGAGATGCTCCAAGGGAAGAAGCATTTGCCTATGCCGCAATGGTAA
- the LOC131889226 gene encoding post-GPI attachment to proteins factor 2-like: protein MNNPSQPILRWHFRQLLAATVGLPFIAAVVCVLTTIVRYPNATYTHCEVSNFAPSISAAIGTFKPQRYIWQACISLHCAPRFLFAFLHAHHFHQRLPHSPLNAFLVQLVLVVHVVENLGLLTLTIVSSHENFPIHKTAFGTFIFCSLIYMTVSVYLCCRGGYSAQNNYERYAVVLKKRFLKITLFSVMLMLYFYWRHNEYCEPYVYSFFCICEYVIVLSNMAFHGTAYYDFYASDCLVTRSTFDYRPLSSVDTSI from the exons ATGAACAACCCCAGTCAGCCCATTCTACGGTGGCACTTCCGCCAGCTTTTAGCCGCTACCGTGGGACTGCCCTTCATAGCGGCCGTGGTCTGCGTCTTGACCACCATCGTCCGATATCCG AACGCCACTTATACGCACTGTGAGGTGTCCAATTTCGCCCCCAGTATCTCGGCCGCCATCGGGACCTTCAAGCCGCAGCGATATATTTGGCAGGCGTGCATCTCTCTCCATTGTGCTCCCCGATTTCTTTTCGCCTTCCTCCACGCCCACCACTTCCATCAACGGCTACCGCACTCGCCGTTGAACGCGTTTCTGGTCCAACTCGTCTTGGTTGTACACGTCGTGGAGAATCTCGGCCTGTTGACCTTGACCATCGTAAGTTCGCACGAGAATTTTCCCATCCATAAGACGGCCTTTGGTACGTTCATCTTCTGCTCGCTCATTTACATGACGGTGAGTGTGTACTTGTGCTGTCGGGGCGGTTACTCGGCTCAAAACAATTACGAGCGGTATGCCGTGGTTCTAAAGAAGCGCTTCCTCAAGATCACCTTGTTCAGTGTGATGCTCATGCTGTACTTTTACTGGCGTCACAACGAGTACTGCGAACCATATGTGTACAGCTTCTTCTGTATCTGTGAATACGTGATTGTGCTTTCCAACATGGCCTTTCATGGCACGGCTTATTACGATTTCTACGCCTCCGATTGTCTGGTCACTCGATCCACCTTCGACTACCGACCACTATCAAGTGTGGACACCTCGATTTGA